The sequence below is a genomic window from Syntrophorhabdus sp..
TATTCAACAGGGCAGGGTCGAACAGGCTGCCACGGGGTATTCAGCAGACAGCATTGAGAAAGCTCAGGATGATCAACAATTCAAGAACGACACAGGATTTGAAGATCCCACCCGCCAACAGGCTGGAGAAATTGAAAGGAAACCGGGAGGGACAACTGAGTGTACGAATCAACGACCAATGGCGCATTTGTTTCAGATGGCAGGGTTCGGATGCCTATGAAGTCGAGATAACCGATTATCATTAGGGGGTAACTTCATGAAGAAAATGCTACACCCTGTACATCCGGGTGAAATCCTCCTGGAGGAGTTCCTGAAACCGCTCAATCTCAGCCAGAACAGGCTCGCTCTGGGTATAGGTGTCCCCGCTCGAAGGATCAACGAGATTGTCCTTGGCAAGAGGAGTGTCTCGGCTGATACCGCGCTGAGGCTGGCAAGGTTCTTCGGCGTTTCAGCGGAGTTCTGGTTGGGTCTGCAGGCCCAATACGATCTCGA
It includes:
- a CDS encoding type II toxin-antitoxin system RelE/ParE family toxin — protein: MIRSFKDKETEKIFNRAGSNRLPRGIQQTALRKLRMINNSRTTQDLKIPPANRLEKLKGNREGQLSVRINDQWRICFRWQGSDAYEVEITDYH
- a CDS encoding HigA family addiction module antidote protein; this translates as MKKMLHPVHPGEILLEEFLKPLNLSQNRLALGIGVPARRINEIVLGKRSVSADTALRLARFFGVSAEFWLGLQAQYDL